In Elusimicrobiota bacterium, a genomic segment contains:
- a CDS encoding serine hydrolase translates to MKRLLIAAPLFLSFAAATPALALSKVDAIIEQALKKKGIPGLSLSSALPGGKVSTRSYGSADLERQVPVKADSIFAIGSLSKSFTAIAVLILQEEGKLSVDDKLAKYFPDYPRAGEITLKNLLQHTSGIKSITSVEPFKSDQAKDWTPAEIVALLAPQPLDFEPGTKAQYSNSGCIFLGLIVEKAAGMPFADFLAQRITGPLGMTHTTMGSNSRIVLDRVLGYAASSGTVRNAEVASFSAPYASGGIFSTTADLARLVKVFRGEALLSRKSVAEMTAPTRLKDGSVYVSDGPGLRFSYGYGLELIKDEDKFYPAKTGAISGFNSFFIYKKEDDTLVALTANLDDSLSDLILCAVQILDVLKAR, encoded by the coding sequence GTGAAAAGACTGCTCATAGCCGCGCCCCTGTTTTTGTCCTTTGCCGCCGCGACCCCAGCCCTGGCCCTGAGCAAAGTGGATGCCATCATAGAGCAGGCGCTGAAGAAGAAAGGCATCCCCGGCCTGTCGCTGTCCAGCGCCTTGCCCGGCGGGAAGGTCTCCACCAGGAGCTACGGGTCCGCGGACCTGGAGCGCCAGGTCCCGGTCAAGGCTGATTCCATCTTCGCGATCGGCTCGCTCTCCAAGTCCTTCACGGCCATAGCGGTCCTGATCCTGCAGGAGGAAGGCAAGCTCTCCGTCGACGACAAGCTCGCGAAGTATTTCCCCGACTACCCGCGCGCCGGCGAGATCACGCTGAAGAACCTGCTCCAGCACACCTCGGGCATCAAGTCCATCACCTCGGTGGAGCCCTTCAAGAGCGACCAGGCGAAGGATTGGACTCCCGCGGAGATCGTGGCGCTCCTGGCGCCTCAGCCTTTGGACTTCGAGCCGGGGACGAAAGCCCAATACAGCAACTCCGGCTGCATCTTCCTGGGCCTGATCGTGGAGAAGGCGGCCGGCATGCCGTTCGCGGATTTCCTGGCCCAAAGGATCACCGGTCCGCTGGGCATGACGCATACGACCATGGGGAGCAACTCCCGCATCGTCTTGGACCGGGTCCTCGGCTATGCCGCGTCCAGCGGCACCGTGCGCAACGCCGAGGTCGCGAGCTTCTCGGCGCCTTACGCGAGCGGCGGCATCTTCTCCACCACGGCGGACCTCGCCAGGCTCGTCAAAGTCTTCCGAGGCGAGGCGCTCCTGAGCCGCAAGTCCGTCGCCGAGATGACCGCGCCGACGCGCCTCAAGGACGGGAGCGTCTACGTCTCTGACGGACCGGGGCTGCGCTTCTCCTACGGCTACGGGCTCGAGCTGATCAAGGACGAAGACAAATTCTATCCGGCCAAGACCGGAGCCATCTCAGGCTTCAATTCCTTCTTCATCTACAAGAAGGAGGACGACACCTTGGTGGCCCTGACCGCGAACCTCGATGACAGCCTCTCGGACCTCATCCTTTGCGCGGTCCAGATCCTGGATGTCCTAAAAGCCCGCTAG
- a CDS encoding HD domain-containing protein — MAIAENSQSLKQPLSERFDAAIMLASRLHHRQARKGTDIPHLLHILGVVVIALKYGATEDEAIAALLHDAIEDRGGVPTEQEIREQFGGGVAEIVRGCRGCPDADGVPDPEWRVRKEAYVAHVRTASPSVRLVSASDKLQYLRGLLGDYQQLGDALWPRLNGGKEGTLWYYRALVSAFREAGASALVEELGRTVAELEGLARGS, encoded by the coding sequence ATGGCAATCGCCGAGAACTCGCAATCCCTGAAGCAGCCCCTCTCCGAGCGCTTCGACGCCGCGATCATGCTGGCGAGCAGGCTCCATCACCGGCAGGCACGGAAGGGGACCGACATCCCGCACCTCTTGCACATCCTGGGCGTGGTCGTCATCGCGCTGAAATATGGAGCGACGGAGGATGAGGCGATCGCGGCGCTCCTGCACGACGCGATCGAGGACCGGGGCGGCGTGCCGACCGAGCAGGAGATCCGCGAGCAGTTCGGCGGAGGCGTCGCTGAGATCGTGCGCGGCTGCCGCGGCTGCCCCGATGCGGATGGGGTGCCGGACCCGGAGTGGCGGGTGCGCAAGGAGGCCTACGTCGCGCACGTTCGGACCGCCTCGCCGTCCGTGCGCCTGGTCTCGGCTTCCGACAAACTCCAATACCTGCGCGGGCTCCTCGGCGACTACCAACAACTCGGTGACGCCCTCTGGCCGCGCCTCAATGGGGGCAAGGAGGGAACCCTCTGGTATTACCGGGCGCTGGTCAGCGCTTTCCGCGAGGCCGGGGCGAGCGCGCTGGTCGAGGAACTCGGCCGGACGGTCGCCGAGCTGGAAGGGCTGGCGCGAGGTTCTTGA
- a CDS encoding GDSL-type esterase/lipase family protein codes for MSGRWGLVLAGCAAALLAAEGALWIGGRFVVSRGAAGARDSGVRVLCLGDSFTFGLGAPPGRSYPDALQRLFDAEAPGRVRVINAGIPGANTSMVLESVEENLSRIRPAAVLLLAGCNDNSNFKASNYHLLLGGWAARRARLEAAVSRCRVCRLAIRAWRRWRSGAAPAGPRPSPEVPPAIGSAAWHLRAARELDQQGRGREALAAVRRALTAFPADAGLHALAGHILLHRLADPAGAAAELERARALAPRDQGVLRSLFVAYHRLGDADRTREAVSALARLAPGDAEAARLGRYGVPAYGDVALFRRLVAYDLERIVRACRRAGVRVVLLTYNQDWPDETIARVAGELQTPLADNRGLFNGSPEPLQRYYAPDGHLNADGYALMAGNVHRVLAPLLGIGRPGGTSGLPSPAPSGRSARQ; via the coding sequence ATGAGCGGCCGGTGGGGGCTGGTCCTGGCGGGCTGCGCCGCCGCTTTATTGGCGGCGGAGGGCGCCCTCTGGATCGGGGGCCGGTTCGTCGTGAGCCGGGGGGCTGCGGGAGCCCGCGACTCGGGCGTCCGCGTCCTGTGCCTGGGGGATTCCTTCACCTTCGGTCTGGGAGCCCCGCCCGGGCGGTCCTATCCCGACGCCCTGCAGCGACTCTTCGACGCGGAGGCGCCCGGGCGCGTGCGCGTGATCAACGCCGGCATCCCCGGCGCCAACACCTCGATGGTGCTCGAGTCCGTCGAGGAGAACCTGTCCCGGATCCGTCCCGCCGCGGTGCTGCTTCTGGCCGGCTGCAACGACAACTCCAACTTCAAGGCCAGCAACTACCATCTCCTGCTGGGCGGCTGGGCCGCGCGGAGGGCCCGCCTGGAGGCCGCCGTCTCGCGCTGCCGCGTCTGCCGCCTGGCCATCCGCGCCTGGAGGCGATGGCGCTCCGGCGCCGCCCCCGCCGGCCCGCGGCCGAGCCCCGAAGTCCCGCCGGCGATCGGCTCGGCCGCCTGGCATCTGCGCGCCGCGCGGGAGCTCGACCAGCAAGGCCGGGGGCGCGAGGCCCTCGCTGCGGTCCGCCGGGCCTTGACCGCTTTCCCGGCGGACGCCGGGCTGCATGCCCTGGCCGGACACATCCTCCTGCACCGCCTCGCCGACCCGGCGGGGGCCGCGGCCGAGCTGGAACGGGCCCGGGCCCTCGCTCCCCGGGACCAAGGCGTTTTGCGGTCCCTGTTCGTCGCCTATCACCGTCTGGGCGATGCCGACAGGACGCGCGAGGCCGTCTCCGCCCTGGCGCGCCTCGCTCCCGGCGACGCGGAGGCGGCCCGCCTCGGACGCTATGGAGTCCCGGCCTATGGAGATGTCGCCCTGTTCCGGCGGCTGGTCGCCTACGATCTGGAGCGGATCGTCCGGGCCTGCCGGCGCGCGGGCGTCCGTGTCGTCCTGCTGACCTACAACCAGGACTGGCCCGACGAGACGATCGCCCGCGTGGCGGGCGAGCTCCAGACGCCCCTGGCCGACAACCGCGGGCTCTTCAACGGCTCCCCGGAGCCGCTGCAGCGCTACTACGCCCCCGACGGGCATCTCAACGCCGACGGCTACGCCCTCATGGCCGGCAACGTCCACCGAGTGCTCGCCCCTCTGCTCGGGATAGGCCGGCCCGGGGGGACCTCCGGGCTGCCTTCTCCAGCGCCATCAGGCCGCTCAGCTCGCCAATGA